In Papilio machaon chromosome W, ilPapMach1.1, whole genome shotgun sequence, a single genomic region encodes these proteins:
- the LOC123723105 gene encoding uncharacterized protein LOC123723105, giving the protein MSSNQYWKCYFKCEVTDVLHRFPNHQYNPERFNSWISVLDPNMQKRNPQYIYNNLRLCNRHFELCYHTPSKRLTRNAVPTLNIDLYNMEQEVPPLPKSIPEDMSMEVSQNIKDPKLSGSITTSKPVVPQDKTTRQMQRNICNLKYRLKKLSQKYTTQTKKIKCARNLSLSQAFLKQIEKFPAPIKNFIGVRE; this is encoded by the exons ATGTCGTCAAATCAGTATTGGAAATGTTACTTTAAATGTGAAGTGACtg acGTTTTACACCGTTTTCCAAATCATCAATATAATCCCGAAAGGTTTAACTCATGGATAAGTGTTCTAGATCCTAATATGCAGAAACGAAATCCGCAATATATATACAACAATTTAAGATTGTGTAATAGGCATTTTGAGTTATGCTACCATACACCCAGTAAAAGACTTACGAGGAATGCTGTTCCAActttaaatattg atttatataatatggaACAAGAAGTACCACCACTACCTAAAAGTATTCCAGAAGACATGTCTATGGAAGTTTCTCAAAACATTAAAGATCCAAAGTTAAGTGGTAGCATAACCACTAGTAAGCCTGTGG TACCACAAGACAAGACAACAAGACAAATgcaaagaaatatttgcaatCTAAAGTATAGATTAAAGAAGCTTAGCCAGAAATATAcaacacaaacaaaaaaaattaaatgtgcaAGGAATCTATCTCTTTCACaggcatttttaaaacaaattgaaaagttTCCTGCACCCataaaaaatttta TTGGTGTAAGGGAGTAA